The following coding sequences are from one Hyalangium gracile window:
- a CDS encoding uracil-DNA glycosylase, with amino-acid sequence MSDPRESAEELGEVVEDLRRHLLWQEETGGRALLVDAAKQAAERAASLKAMMPPRPAKSPAAPESPAAPAPAPSVAPAPTPAPPAMTGTARSAIPAAVPNTPPAPRAPSAEPSSRPAASASSGMLIDVPQQAPPYPGPLPGVVEGERPTLDQIRRELGDCRRCKLCTGRKNIVFGVGNPRAELVFVGEGPGEQEDLQGVPFVGPAGELLTKMIQAMGFSRDQVYICNVVKCRPPGNRNPEPDEISACEPFLRSQLLALQPKVIVALGKFAAQTLLRDSTPITRLRGNWREYQGVKLMPTFHPAYLLRSPHEKKKAWEDLQQVMKIFGKQPGSRS; translated from the coding sequence GTGAGCGACCCGCGCGAATCGGCCGAGGAACTGGGTGAAGTCGTAGAGGACCTGCGCCGCCACCTGCTGTGGCAGGAGGAGACAGGCGGCCGGGCCCTGCTCGTCGACGCGGCGAAGCAGGCCGCCGAGCGCGCCGCTTCACTCAAAGCGATGATGCCTCCTCGGCCCGCGAAGTCGCCCGCCGCGCCGGAGAGCCCTGCCGCCCCCGCTCCCGCGCCGTCTGTCGCACCTGCACCGACTCCGGCGCCGCCCGCCATGACGGGGACGGCCCGGTCCGCCATCCCCGCGGCCGTTCCGAACACACCGCCCGCTCCGCGAGCCCCCTCCGCCGAGCCGTCCTCGCGTCCCGCCGCGTCCGCCAGCAGCGGAATGCTCATTGACGTGCCGCAGCAAGCGCCGCCGTACCCGGGGCCGCTGCCGGGCGTGGTGGAGGGCGAGCGCCCCACGCTGGATCAGATCCGGCGCGAGCTGGGGGACTGCCGCCGCTGCAAGCTGTGCACGGGCCGCAAGAACATCGTCTTCGGGGTGGGCAACCCGCGCGCGGAGCTGGTCTTCGTGGGGGAGGGCCCGGGGGAGCAAGAGGACTTGCAGGGGGTGCCCTTCGTTGGCCCCGCCGGCGAGCTGCTGACGAAGATGATCCAGGCCATGGGGTTCAGCCGGGACCAGGTCTACATCTGCAACGTGGTGAAGTGCCGGCCGCCGGGCAACCGCAACCCGGAGCCGGACGAGATCTCCGCGTGCGAGCCGTTCCTGCGCTCGCAGCTGCTGGCGCTCCAGCCCAAGGTCATCGTGGCGCTGGGGAAGTTTGCAGCACAGACATTGCTTCGGGACTCCACACCCATTACACGCCTGAGGGGGAACTGGCGCGAGTACCAGGGGGTGAAGCTGATGCCCACCTTCCACCCGGCGTACCTGCTCCGCAGCCCGCATGAGAAGAAGAAGGCGTGGGAAGATTTGCAGCAGGTGATGAAGATCTTCGGTAAGCAACCCGGCTCCCGCTCCTGA
- a CDS encoding 2OG-Fe dioxygenase family protein, producing MSLPPPVTPPSQLAAALRDRGYAVLGREGFRELVGTRPEELDALSPTWDDLPPDTYLRDGGHYRSRRHSCFVVDGEHVRPVPHRAHWQPVEYNALHGGLERWFEPIRPDVVAQPAWTRMLCALAASCSSLKGRQPWYVEAHQFRIDTKEGIGRPTPEGAHRDGVDFVAVVLVGREGIKGGETRVFEANGPHGIRFTLSEPWSVLLLDDERVIHESTPIQPLAELGHRDTLVLTFRAKGFQGPPGEGSKAASPHG from the coding sequence ATGAGCCTCCCACCTCCCGTCACTCCGCCCTCCCAGCTCGCCGCCGCCCTGAGAGACCGAGGCTATGCCGTCCTCGGTCGCGAGGGCTTCCGCGAGCTGGTGGGCACCCGGCCCGAGGAGCTCGACGCCCTGAGCCCGACCTGGGATGACCTGCCGCCAGACACCTATCTGCGCGACGGAGGCCACTATCGCTCTCGGCGGCACTCGTGCTTCGTCGTGGATGGCGAGCACGTCCGCCCGGTGCCGCACCGGGCGCACTGGCAGCCGGTCGAGTACAACGCGCTGCACGGCGGACTGGAGCGCTGGTTCGAGCCCATCCGGCCGGACGTGGTCGCTCAGCCCGCCTGGACGCGGATGCTGTGCGCGCTCGCCGCGTCCTGCTCCTCACTGAAGGGCCGGCAGCCCTGGTACGTCGAGGCGCACCAGTTCCGCATCGACACGAAGGAAGGCATCGGCCGCCCCACCCCCGAGGGGGCGCACCGGGACGGCGTGGACTTCGTGGCCGTGGTGCTCGTCGGGCGCGAGGGCATCAAGGGCGGCGAGACGCGCGTGTTCGAGGCCAACGGGCCCCACGGCATCCGCTTCACGCTGAGCGAGCCCTGGTCCGTGCTGCTGCTCGACGACGAGCGCGTCATCCACGAGAGCACCCCCATCCAGCCGCTGGCCGAGCTGGGCCACCGGGACACGCTGGTGCTCACCTTCCGCGCGAAGGGGTTCCAGGGCCCTCCTGGCGAGGGCTCGAAGGCCGCGTCCCCGCACGGGTGA
- a CDS encoding amidohydrolase family protein, which translates to MRPLRRLVPLALLVLSTACGHAKLVASVSPSAQPSGYLFANVNVFDGEQALGARDVLVRNGRIEAVEPAGTLTAQDVVRIDGTGKTLLPGLVDSHAHLESNGEALWDLGLPDLKAISEAYVYAGVTGALILQGGEEQVDVQQDAARGKHLAPHMLLTGPRLTAPEGFPINLIRAVLPWPVNRFATGNIRTAATVAEAQQIVDDIAKEFSPPLFKLTSDALPPGTPKLSGEILTAAIQRVKERKMRSVAHIGAPEDVMIAAEAGLDLFAHPPSGGLLTDEQIARLKELRIPFVTTLNFLTGAQDIAADGGSALERQMVHPETLASFANPPKGFDYPGAGSREEFEKLTRGLMETVRQNARRLFEAGVPLFIGTDGGSPGVIPGASIHRELALLVSLGVPPAEALRAATSAPADFMDPARSFGRIAKGQRADLLLVRGDPLTRIEATADVDRVFLNGVAIDRQPAP; encoded by the coding sequence ATGCGTCCTCTCCGTAGGCTCGTCCCCCTGGCACTCCTGGTGCTCTCCACGGCGTGCGGGCACGCCAAGCTCGTCGCGTCCGTGAGCCCCTCGGCCCAGCCATCGGGGTACCTGTTCGCCAACGTCAACGTCTTCGACGGTGAGCAGGCGCTGGGCGCCCGTGACGTGCTCGTTCGCAACGGCCGCATCGAGGCGGTGGAGCCGGCGGGGACGCTCACCGCGCAGGACGTGGTTCGCATCGATGGCACGGGGAAGACCCTTCTCCCGGGCCTGGTGGATTCGCATGCGCACCTCGAGTCCAACGGCGAGGCGCTGTGGGATCTGGGCCTCCCCGACCTGAAGGCCATCTCCGAGGCGTACGTGTACGCGGGCGTGACGGGCGCTCTGATCCTTCAAGGAGGAGAGGAGCAAGTAGACGTCCAGCAGGATGCCGCGCGCGGCAAGCACCTGGCGCCCCACATGCTGCTCACCGGGCCGCGACTCACCGCGCCTGAGGGGTTCCCCATCAACCTGATTCGCGCGGTCCTTCCCTGGCCGGTGAACCGGTTCGCGACAGGGAACATCCGCACCGCCGCCACCGTGGCGGAGGCCCAGCAGATCGTGGACGACATCGCGAAGGAGTTCTCGCCGCCGCTGTTCAAGCTGACCTCGGACGCGCTCCCGCCCGGAACGCCCAAGCTGTCCGGGGAGATCCTGACCGCCGCCATCCAGCGGGTGAAGGAGCGGAAGATGCGGAGCGTCGCGCACATCGGCGCGCCGGAGGACGTGATGATCGCGGCCGAAGCCGGGCTCGACCTGTTCGCGCATCCACCTTCAGGAGGGCTGCTCACCGACGAGCAGATCGCGAGGCTCAAGGAGCTTCGCATCCCCTTCGTGACGACCCTCAACTTCCTCACCGGCGCGCAGGACATCGCCGCGGACGGTGGCTCCGCGCTGGAGCGCCAGATGGTGCACCCGGAGACCCTTGCGAGCTTTGCCAACCCGCCGAAGGGCTTTGACTACCCGGGCGCTGGCAGCCGGGAAGAGTTCGAAAAGCTTACTCGAGGGCTGATGGAGACCGTCCGGCAGAACGCGCGGCGGCTGTTCGAGGCGGGAGTGCCGCTGTTCATCGGGACCGATGGGGGCTCGCCCGGCGTCATCCCGGGAGCGAGCATCCACCGCGAGCTGGCGCTGCTGGTCTCGCTGGGCGTCCCACCGGCCGAAGCGCTGCGGGCCGCCACCAGCGCCCCCGCCGACTTCATGGACCCCGCGCGCTCGTTCGGACGGATCGCGAAGGGCCAGCGCGCCGACCTGCTGCTGGTGCGGGGCGATCCGCTCACCCGCATCGAGGCGACCGCCGACGTCGACAGGGTCTTCCTGAACGGAGTCGCCATCGACCGCCAGCCAGCGCCCTGA
- the kdd gene encoding L-erythro-3,5-diaminohexanoate dehydrogenase, protein MIPDPYGLSRVLGEKGVLPQRARRLDPALPCRESELLIDVESLNIDAASFKQIKEEVGGEPARIAARIQEIVRERGKMQNPVTGSGGMLLGRVKEIGPKHPAREALKPGDRIATLVSLSLTPLVIEEIKAVHPEIDRVDIRGHAILFASGIYAKLPSDMPDTLALAALDVCGAPALVARYVRPGMTVAVLGAGKSGALCLAQARRDLKGQGKVLALDISEKALAALSGIGLCDTALKVDATQAVDVMEAVSQATGGALCDLVINCASVGNTEMASILSVKDGGTVIFFSMATSFTAAALGAEGVGKDVTMLVGNGYAPGHADLTLDLLRSEPALRKLFETRYV, encoded by the coding sequence ATGATCCCCGATCCCTACGGACTGTCTCGCGTCCTCGGCGAGAAGGGCGTGCTGCCGCAGCGGGCGCGCAGGCTGGACCCGGCGCTGCCGTGCCGCGAGTCGGAGCTGCTCATCGACGTGGAGAGCCTCAACATCGACGCGGCCTCCTTCAAGCAGATCAAGGAGGAGGTGGGCGGTGAGCCGGCGCGCATCGCGGCGCGCATCCAGGAGATCGTCCGCGAGCGCGGCAAGATGCAGAACCCCGTCACGGGCTCTGGGGGCATGCTGCTGGGGCGGGTGAAGGAGATCGGCCCGAAGCACCCGGCCCGCGAGGCGCTCAAGCCGGGCGACCGCATCGCCACGCTGGTGAGCCTGTCGCTCACGCCGCTGGTGATCGAGGAGATCAAGGCCGTGCACCCGGAGATCGACCGGGTGGACATCCGCGGCCATGCCATCCTGTTCGCCTCGGGCATCTACGCGAAGCTGCCGTCGGACATGCCGGACACGCTGGCGCTGGCGGCGCTGGACGTGTGTGGGGCTCCGGCGCTGGTGGCGCGCTACGTGCGGCCGGGGATGACGGTGGCGGTGCTGGGGGCGGGCAAGAGCGGGGCGCTGTGCCTGGCGCAGGCTCGGCGCGACTTGAAGGGGCAGGGGAAGGTGCTGGCGCTCGACATCTCCGAGAAGGCGCTGGCGGCGCTGTCCGGCATCGGCCTGTGCGACACGGCGCTGAAGGTGGACGCCACGCAGGCGGTGGACGTGATGGAGGCGGTGTCCCAGGCGACGGGCGGCGCGCTGTGCGATCTGGTCATCAACTGCGCCTCCGTGGGCAACACGGAGATGGCCTCCATCCTGTCCGTGAAGGACGGGGGCACGGTGATCTTCTTCTCCATGGCCACCAGCTTCACGGCGGCGGCGCTCGGCGCCGAGGGCGTGGGCAAGGACGTCACCATGCTGGTGGGCAACGGCTATGCGCCCGGCCACGCGGACCTGACGCTGGATCTGCTCCGCTCGGAGCCCGCGCTGCGCAAGCTGTTCGAGACGCGCTACGTTTGA
- a CDS encoding alpha/beta hydrolase, which yields MKGVLETRDLQSPALESNPLADVARRQLRVYLPPGYGEGTQRYPVVYFLHAFSNSGATWTNVSAFGLSALDRLDAMIESGAIPPVIGVFPDGWTSLGGSQWINSDAIGRYRDYVAKDVVGFVDRTYRTVAKAASRAVVGHSSGGYGALVMGRYHPELFSHLGSHAGDCYFEYCYLPDLPKAAGALLKAGGVEAWYQDFKRRSRETKPRGDDFTVINVLAMAAAYSPKKGEPLNIELPFDQQTARLKLDVWNRWLVHDPVRFVPKFLDAFRKVKSVFLDCGTRDEFNLRWGTRMLAEEFKASGVELCHEEFDDSHSGVTYRFERSLGFLVPRMARE from the coding sequence ATGAAGGGAGTGCTCGAGACGCGCGATCTGCAGAGCCCCGCGCTGGAGTCCAACCCGCTGGCCGACGTGGCCCGCCGGCAGCTCCGGGTGTACCTGCCGCCCGGGTATGGCGAGGGCACGCAGCGCTACCCCGTCGTGTACTTCCTGCACGCCTTCTCCAACAGCGGGGCCACGTGGACGAACGTCTCCGCGTTCGGCCTGAGCGCGCTGGACCGGCTGGACGCGATGATCGAGTCCGGGGCCATCCCGCCCGTCATCGGCGTCTTCCCGGACGGGTGGACGTCGCTGGGCGGCAGCCAGTGGATCAACAGTGACGCCATCGGGCGCTACCGTGACTACGTGGCCAAGGACGTGGTGGGCTTCGTGGACCGCACGTACCGGACGGTGGCGAAGGCGGCCTCGCGAGCGGTGGTGGGGCACAGCTCGGGCGGCTACGGCGCCCTGGTGATGGGGCGCTACCACCCGGAGCTCTTCAGCCACCTGGGCAGCCACGCCGGGGACTGCTACTTCGAGTACTGCTACCTGCCGGATCTGCCCAAGGCGGCCGGCGCGCTGCTCAAGGCGGGCGGGGTGGAGGCGTGGTACCAGGACTTCAAGAGGCGCTCGCGCGAGACGAAGCCGCGCGGGGATGACTTCACGGTGATCAACGTGCTGGCGATGGCTGCGGCCTACTCGCCGAAGAAGGGCGAGCCGCTGAACATCGAGCTGCCGTTCGATCAGCAGACGGCGCGGCTGAAGCTGGACGTGTGGAACCGGTGGCTGGTGCACGATCCGGTGCGCTTCGTGCCCAAGTTCCTGGACGCGTTCCGCAAGGTGAAGTCGGTGTTCCTCGACTGCGGCACCCGGGACGAGTTCAACCTGCGCTGGGGCACGCGCATGCTGGCCGAGGAGTTCAAGGCCAGCGGCGTGGAGCTGTGCCACGAGGAGTTCGACGACTCGCACTCCGGCGTGACGTACCGCTTCGAGCGCTCGCTGGGGTTCCTGGTGCCGCGGATGGCGCGGGAGTGA